One Halobacteriovorax sp. GB3 genomic window carries:
- a CDS encoding HesB/IscA family protein, protein MSDTKIIEITEKAVEQIAKIFSDQENSEEKGVRLGVVGGGCSGLSYKIDFDYKKEKDNVLEFETFNVFIDPKSSIYLKGVVLDFKDGLQGKGFVFQNPNATNTCGCGESFSV, encoded by the coding sequence ATGAGTGATACAAAAATAATTGAAATTACTGAAAAAGCTGTTGAGCAAATCGCCAAAATTTTTAGCGATCAAGAGAATTCTGAAGAAAAAGGCGTTCGTCTTGGCGTTGTCGGTGGTGGTTGTTCAGGTCTTTCATACAAAATAGATTTTGATTACAAGAAAGAGAAAGATAACGTTCTAGAATTTGAAACTTTTAATGTATTCATTGATCCTAAGTCATCTATTTACCTTAAGGGTGTCGTTTTAGATTTTAAAGATGGTCTTCAAGGTAAGGGATTTGTCTTTCAAAACCCAAATGCTACAAACACTTGTGGTTGTGGTGAATCATTTTCAGTCTAA
- a CDS encoding FHA domain-containing protein yields the protein MAIIILISEGENKFTLNIDRKSRIIGRSSKSDIKLTDSHVSGQHLALKVSENGSVLVKDLGSTNGTYLNQNSVLESRFRVNDIITIGPNVKIMIDKAKLTKGEMDRIEVNHNPINLSTGLDRQSSEHATLVMKQERRQKTEVKVLKPNQSEATTLKEETAIKKEENEKSSGRISENFFDLEESSGQTRMIKIERKKPQVQEKTKKRKLKKEEDEDEESTGIKNKILSLFKK from the coding sequence ATGGCAATTATTATTTTGATATCAGAGGGTGAGAACAAATTCACTCTGAACATTGATAGAAAATCGCGCATTATTGGGCGTTCTAGTAAAAGTGATATCAAGCTTACTGATTCTCATGTAAGTGGCCAGCACCTTGCTCTGAAAGTTTCTGAAAATGGATCTGTTCTTGTCAAAGACCTCGGTTCAACAAATGGAACTTATCTCAATCAAAACTCTGTCTTAGAATCTCGTTTTCGAGTTAATGATATCATTACAATTGGTCCTAATGTTAAGATCATGATCGATAAAGCAAAGCTCACGAAAGGTGAAATGGATAGAATTGAAGTTAATCATAATCCAATCAACTTAAGCACCGGTCTTGATAGACAGTCATCTGAACATGCAACTCTTGTTATGAAGCAAGAGCGTAGACAAAAGACTGAAGTAAAAGTTTTAAAGCCTAATCAATCTGAAGCGACAACTCTTAAAGAAGAAACTGCCATCAAGAAAGAAGAAAATGAGAAGTCCTCAGGAAGGATTAGCGAGAACTTTTTCGATCTTGAGGAATCAAGTGGTCAAACTCGCATGATTAAAATTGAACGCAAGAAACCACAGGTTCAAGAAAAAACAAAAAAGAGAAAATTAAAAAAAGAAGAAGACGAAGATGAAGAATCAACAGGTATTAAAAATAAGATTCTTTCTTTGTTTAAAAAGTAA
- a CDS encoding cob(I)yrinic acid a,c-diamide adenosyltransferase, which translates to MTKKSKVYTRTGDKGTTGLVGGSRISKGEDLIDLYGEVDELNSHLGYAICLNKEEELNSFFKKIQVKLFDLGSNLACEQDKRLQFKLPQISEEDIKELESEIDRLDSTLEPLKYFVLPGGDKGATYFHVCRTVCRRIERKLVKRQEDANDLPSNSTQYMNRLSDYFFVVSRYLNKESGEKENYWIPNS; encoded by the coding sequence ATGACTAAAAAATCAAAAGTTTATACAAGAACTGGTGATAAAGGAACTACGGGACTCGTTGGAGGGTCCCGCATTTCTAAAGGTGAAGATTTAATTGACCTCTATGGTGAGGTTGATGAATTGAACTCACACTTAGGATATGCCATCTGTCTTAATAAAGAAGAAGAGCTCAATAGTTTTTTTAAAAAGATCCAAGTTAAACTTTTTGATTTAGGTAGCAATCTTGCTTGCGAGCAAGATAAGCGATTGCAATTCAAGTTACCTCAGATTTCTGAAGAGGATATTAAAGAATTAGAAAGTGAAATTGACCGCCTTGACTCTACCCTTGAGCCATTAAAATACTTTGTCTTACCTGGTGGAGATAAAGGTGCTACTTATTTCCATGTTTGCCGAACTGTTTGCCGTCGAATTGAGAGAAAACTCGTTAAAAGGCAAGAGGATGCAAATGATTTACCATCTAATTCAACTCAATATATGAATAGGTTGTCGGATTATTTCTTTGTTGTCTCTCGATATTTAAATAAAGAGTCTGGAGAGAAAGAGAATTACTGGATACCTAATTCGTAA
- the icmF gene encoding fused isobutyryl-CoA mutase/GTPase IcmF: protein MKSLRFVTAASLFDGHDVSINIMRRLLQANGAEVIHLGHNRSAQEVVDAALQEDANAVALSSYQGGHNEYFAYIRELLDEAGATHVKIFGGGGGVITPSEIKALHEKGITKIYSPEDGMKLGLQGIIKDMIDRASFSTIENVEFINLKSKSLPKSDIARVITYIEDNGDLPFEVDQKSTPVLGITGTGGAGKSSLIDEVLLRFHRSYKDKKIALVSVDPTKKKTQGALLGDRIRLGSAVYENFYIRSLATRDSKSELSPQIKKVVSFLKSQDFDLIIVETSGIGQASDEITKVADKCIYVMTPEYGAASQLEKIEMLEQADFIVLNKFEKPRSEDALRDIRKQYRRNTGLFAGHPGSPTDEELPVFGTMASQFNDAGVNALFFELAKTFDFDVKDLEELKKERVPSNKTKIIPPERSLYLREISSACRKYNEAAERNAELVKDYEALQNVALMMPENKDVLAKLEEVKEKIPSDVFKEIEVFESAVEQYRSGIFTYKVRDKEINVKTKYTSLSHNEISKVGFPNLNSTYEKYRYIKKTNLPGHFPYAAGIFPFKRADEDPKRMFAGEGGPTRTNKRFHYLSENDPAKRLSTAFDSVTLYGEDPDLRPDIFGKIGEAGVSIATLDDMQELFKGFKLTDPMTSVSMTINGPAPIILAMFMNTAMKQDLEGDDFWDEEKRANVMRMVRGTVQADILKEDQAQNTCIFSLEFALKLMGDVQAYFCKNLIKNYYTVSVSGYHIAEAGANPISQVAFTLANGFTFVEYYLSRGMNIDEFSGNLSFFFSNGLDPEYTVIGRVARKIWAVAMRDKYGASKKSQMFKYHVQTSGRSLHAQEIDFNDIRTTLQAFLALSDNCNSLHTNAYDEAITTPTEESVRRAMAIQMIINREFGLNKTDNPLQGSYIYEELSEIVEEAILAEFERISDKGGVLGAMESMYQRGKIQDESLYYETLKDNGELPIIGVNTYIADNIDEQLNQEIELSRCSDEEKKDQINRLEEFKKRNSKESKEALETLKEVALSGGNIFEELLKTVNYCSLGEITGVLYEIGGRYRRNM, encoded by the coding sequence ATGAAAAGTTTAAGGTTTGTGACAGCTGCGAGTCTATTTGACGGTCACGATGTATCAATAAATATCATGAGAAGGCTTCTTCAGGCCAATGGAGCCGAGGTAATTCACCTTGGGCACAATAGATCTGCACAAGAGGTTGTCGATGCAGCCCTTCAAGAAGATGCAAATGCCGTTGCTCTAAGCTCTTATCAGGGTGGGCACAATGAATACTTTGCCTATATTAGAGAGCTTCTTGATGAAGCTGGCGCTACACACGTTAAAATCTTTGGTGGTGGTGGGGGTGTTATTACACCTTCAGAAATTAAGGCCCTACATGAAAAAGGTATTACAAAGATTTATTCACCTGAAGACGGTATGAAATTAGGGCTTCAGGGAATTATCAAAGACATGATCGATAGAGCGAGTTTTTCAACTATTGAAAATGTTGAGTTTATCAATCTAAAGAGTAAGTCTCTTCCAAAGAGTGATATTGCAAGAGTGATCACATATATCGAAGATAATGGTGACCTCCCATTTGAAGTCGATCAAAAGAGTACGCCAGTTCTAGGTATTACTGGGACAGGTGGAGCAGGGAAGTCGTCTTTAATTGATGAAGTCCTTCTTCGATTTCACAGGTCATATAAAGATAAGAAAATTGCCCTTGTCTCTGTTGATCCGACAAAGAAAAAAACTCAGGGAGCACTTCTAGGGGATAGAATTCGTCTTGGTAGTGCTGTTTATGAAAACTTCTATATTAGATCTCTTGCGACAAGAGATTCTAAATCAGAACTATCACCACAGATTAAAAAGGTTGTTTCTTTCTTAAAGTCGCAGGATTTCGATTTAATTATTGTTGAAACTTCTGGTATTGGACAAGCTTCAGATGAAATTACAAAAGTAGCTGATAAGTGTATCTATGTGATGACTCCTGAATATGGGGCTGCATCGCAGTTAGAAAAAATTGAAATGCTTGAGCAAGCTGATTTTATTGTTCTTAATAAATTTGAAAAGCCAAGGTCTGAAGACGCTCTTAGGGATATTAGAAAGCAATACCGTAGAAATACTGGTCTATTTGCAGGGCACCCTGGAAGTCCTACAGATGAAGAGCTACCAGTATTTGGAACAATGGCATCACAATTTAATGATGCTGGTGTAAATGCGCTATTCTTTGAACTTGCAAAGACATTTGACTTTGATGTTAAAGACCTTGAAGAGCTAAAAAAAGAGAGAGTTCCTTCAAATAAAACGAAGATCATACCACCTGAAAGATCACTTTATTTGAGAGAGATCTCTTCTGCTTGTAGAAAATACAATGAAGCAGCTGAAAGAAATGCTGAACTTGTTAAGGATTATGAAGCTCTTCAAAACGTTGCTTTAATGATGCCTGAAAATAAGGATGTTTTAGCGAAGCTTGAAGAAGTAAAAGAAAAAATCCCATCAGATGTTTTCAAAGAGATTGAAGTTTTTGAAAGTGCTGTCGAACAATATAGATCTGGGATTTTTACTTATAAAGTAAGAGATAAAGAGATTAATGTTAAAACAAAATATACATCACTTAGTCACAATGAAATTTCAAAAGTTGGTTTTCCAAATCTCAATTCAACTTATGAAAAATACCGTTATATCAAAAAGACAAACCTTCCTGGACACTTCCCATATGCTGCTGGGATCTTTCCATTTAAGCGAGCAGACGAAGATCCAAAAAGAATGTTTGCAGGAGAAGGTGGACCAACGAGAACGAATAAGCGTTTTCATTACCTTTCTGAAAACGATCCGGCCAAAAGACTTTCAACAGCTTTTGATTCTGTAACTCTCTATGGAGAAGACCCAGATTTAAGGCCTGATATCTTTGGTAAAATTGGTGAAGCTGGTGTTTCTATTGCTACCCTTGATGACATGCAAGAGCTTTTTAAAGGGTTTAAATTAACAGATCCAATGACATCTGTTTCAATGACTATTAATGGTCCGGCTCCAATCATTCTCGCTATGTTTATGAACACCGCTATGAAGCAAGATCTAGAAGGTGATGACTTTTGGGATGAAGAAAAACGTGCCAATGTTATGAGAATGGTAAGGGGGACAGTTCAAGCTGATATCCTAAAAGAAGACCAAGCTCAAAATACATGTATTTTTTCTCTAGAATTTGCTCTTAAGTTAATGGGTGATGTACAGGCATACTTCTGTAAAAATCTTATTAAAAATTATTACACAGTATCGGTTAGTGGATACCATATTGCTGAGGCGGGAGCGAACCCAATTTCGCAAGTTGCTTTCACGTTGGCCAATGGATTTACTTTTGTTGAGTACTACCTTTCTAGAGGAATGAATATCGATGAGTTCAGTGGAAATTTATCATTCTTCTTTAGTAATGGATTAGACCCTGAGTATACTGTTATTGGAAGGGTTGCCAGAAAAATTTGGGCCGTAGCGATGAGAGATAAATACGGTGCAAGTAAGAAGTCTCAAATGTTTAAATATCACGTTCAAACATCTGGGCGCTCACTGCATGCTCAAGAAATCGACTTCAATGATATTAGAACAACACTACAAGCTTTCCTTGCTCTAAGTGACAATTGCAACTCACTTCATACAAATGCATACGATGAAGCTATTACAACTCCTACTGAAGAGTCTGTAAGAAGAGCAATGGCGATTCAGATGATTATCAATAGAGAATTTGGGCTTAATAAAACAGATAATCCTCTTCAAGGTTCTTACATCTACGAAGAATTATCAGAAATCGTTGAAGAAGCTATTCTGGCAGAGTTTGAAAGAATTTCTGATAAAGGTGGTGTTCTAGGTGCAATGGAATCGATGTATCAACGTGGAAAGATCCAAGATGAGTCTCTTTATTATGAAACATTGAAAGACAATGGTGAGTTACCGATTATCGGTGTAAATACTTACATTGCAGATAATATTGATGAGCAATTAAATCAAGAGATTGAACTTTCAAGATGTTCTGATGAAGAGAAGAAGGATCAGATCAATCGTCTTGAAGAATTTAAAAAGAGAAATTCGAAAGAGTCTAAAGAGGCCCTTGAAACTTTAAAAGAAGTTGCCTTAAGTGGTGGAAATATTTTCGAAGAGCTTCTTAAAACAGTTAATTACTGTTCTTTAGGCGAGATTACTGGTGTCCTTTATGAGATCGGTGGTCGTTATAGAAGGAATATGTAA
- a CDS encoding tetratricopeptide repeat protein has protein sequence MSLESRLAGGQFWLQNYAVLEVKGEDRSRYMQGQLTQDVESLKDGQGTLATRLTNKGKLVSFFFYVRSKDFDYIVVEKGLVEITKSDLEKFIIMDDVEIEVADLKILAEVGTCALLSKHDQSFELNLFEEPGKLSFYQESFELKNELSFEEQESYRFFSCFPKWDYNVDNSQFINDSRLNELAISYKKGCFLGQETVAKINNNRGASYYPCFLKIENVQFDHSKFLPFQVNDRKGGTYYGHQRLGEDVYLEVSLFREFRVQGKKLEFELDGKTYHGEVCYAPFYGTYCSTEKSKEYYEKAVELFQADKEEEALQLLEASVLLDSQFADAYEVMGVILGRHHRYDEGIQFMDKLLEVDPTSVMAHTNKSLYLMKLGKIEEAEEEKSKATVKTFEKFGAEAQAKRRAKEEEEAKKADIERREGMFLQVLELDADDTLANYGLADIAFYREQYDQVEKYIEIVLEQDPKYSNAYLLLGKALVELKKNERAIEIFEKGIEVSSKNGDLMPANAMQAKLNELKR, from the coding sequence GTGTCTTTAGAAAGTCGTCTAGCTGGTGGCCAGTTTTGGCTGCAAAACTATGCTGTTCTCGAAGTTAAAGGTGAAGATAGATCTCGCTATATGCAAGGTCAGCTCACTCAAGATGTTGAATCATTAAAAGACGGACAAGGAACACTTGCTACACGTCTTACGAATAAAGGAAAACTAGTCAGTTTTTTCTTTTATGTTCGTTCTAAAGACTTTGACTATATCGTCGTTGAGAAAGGTCTTGTAGAAATAACAAAAAGTGATCTCGAAAAATTTATTATCATGGATGACGTTGAGATTGAAGTTGCCGATCTTAAAATTCTTGCGGAAGTAGGAACATGCGCTCTTTTGAGTAAGCACGATCAGTCTTTTGAATTGAACTTATTTGAAGAACCAGGAAAGTTGTCTTTTTATCAAGAGTCATTTGAATTAAAAAATGAATTAAGTTTCGAAGAGCAGGAAAGCTATAGGTTTTTTTCATGTTTTCCTAAATGGGACTACAATGTCGATAATTCGCAATTTATTAACGATTCGCGATTAAATGAATTAGCAATTAGTTATAAGAAAGGATGTTTTCTTGGACAGGAAACTGTTGCTAAAATTAATAACAATCGTGGTGCATCTTATTACCCTTGTTTTTTAAAAATTGAAAATGTGCAGTTTGATCATTCGAAATTTTTACCTTTTCAAGTTAATGACAGAAAAGGCGGAACTTATTATGGACATCAAAGATTAGGTGAGGATGTTTATTTAGAAGTTTCTCTTTTTAGAGAATTTAGAGTTCAGGGAAAAAAGTTAGAATTTGAATTAGATGGTAAAACTTATCATGGTGAAGTTTGCTATGCACCTTTTTATGGCACGTACTGTTCCACAGAAAAGTCCAAAGAATATTATGAAAAAGCTGTAGAATTGTTTCAAGCTGATAAAGAGGAAGAAGCTCTTCAGTTACTTGAAGCATCTGTCTTACTAGACTCGCAATTTGCTGATGCTTATGAAGTCATGGGTGTAATATTAGGTCGTCATCATCGCTATGATGAAGGTATTCAATTTATGGATAAGCTTTTAGAAGTAGATCCAACTTCTGTCATGGCCCATACAAATAAGTCTCTTTATTTGATGAAGCTAGGAAAAATTGAAGAAGCTGAGGAAGAAAAAAGTAAGGCAACAGTTAAGACATTTGAGAAATTTGGTGCCGAAGCGCAAGCCAAGAGAAGAGCAAAAGAAGAAGAAGAGGCCAAGAAAGCGGATATCGAAAGACGAGAAGGGATGTTTCTTCAAGTTTTAGAATTAGATGCTGATGATACTCTTGCTAATTATGGGCTTGCTGACATTGCCTTCTATAGAGAGCAATATGATCAAGTTGAAAAATATATTGAAATCGTCTTAGAGCAAGATCCTAAATATTCAAATGCTTATTTACTCTTAGGTAAAGCACTTGTTGAGTTAAAGAAAAATGAAAGGGCCATTGAGATCTTTGAAAAAGGTATTGAGGTTTCATCCAAGAACGGTGATTTGATGCCGGCCAATGCCATGCAGGCGAAATTAAATGAGCTTAAACGTTAA